AGGCATCGTTTTTGCAGCTAAAATTAACGGATTATCTTTTTCTGGTGGCTCTTTTACCATTACATCCAAAGCCGCTCCGCCTAAATGCCCCGTTTTTAACGCATCAACTAAGGCAAGTTCATCAATCAAAGGCCCACGCCCTGTATTAATCAAAAATGCACCTTTTTTCATTTTGGATAAGGTTTCTGTATTAATTAAATCCTTTGTTGTTTCCGTTAATGGGCAATGCAACGTCACAATATCCGCTTGTTTTAATACTTCATCAAAAGGCGTATAACCTTCACGGCAAACAGTAGCATCTTTATGTTCTGCATAAAGCACTTTCATTCCCACGGCATTAGCCAAACGCCCCACTTCTGTTCCTAGGCAACCTTTACCAAATACGCCCAACGTTGAACCGCGCACATCTGTAATTGGATAATCAAAATAACAAAATTGTTTGCTTTCCGCCCATTTTGCTTCCGTTTGATCGCGTAACCAACCTGCCAAACTGTGTTTTAAAGAAAAAATCAGACCGATTACGTGTTCTGGCACGGTTGTACTGGAATAACCTGTCACATTACGCACGGCGATGCCCATTTCTTCTGCAGCCACAAGATCAACATTATTTGTACCTGTCGCAGTAATCGCAATCAGCTTTAATTTTGGCAGTTGTTGCAAAGTTTCACGATCAAAAATCACTTTGCTGGTAATAACAATGTCCGCATCCTTCGCTCGCTCAATGGTTTCGGCAGAAGACGTATGATCATATTCAGTCCAAGTATGTTCAAAACTTGGGCGAGGAATTGAAATATGTTTAGGAATAGCCGTGCTATCTAAAAATACGATTTTCATTAATTGCTCCTTTTTTATATACAAAGTGCGGTCAAAATTAACCGCACTTTTGATGAAATTTAAATTGAGGTATCCAATTCTGGAAAAGATTTTACTAAATCATCGATGGCTTTCATTTGGGAAACAAAGCCTTCAAGCGCAGAAAGTGGCAATGCAGAAGGGCCATCACATTTTGCTTGATTTGGATTTGGATGTGCTTCTAAGAATAAACCTGCAATGCCTACTGCTAAACCTGAACGCGCTAATTCGGTTACTTGCGCACGACGACCACTCGATGCTGCCCCAAATGGATCACGGCATTGAAGTGAATGGGTTACATCAAAAATAACAGGGCTACCCTTAGAGGCTTTTTTCATTACACTAAAGCCAAGCATATCCACAATTAAATTATCGTAACCAAAATTTGTTCCACGATCACAAAGAATGATTTTATCATTACCACATTCTTCGATTTTTTCCACGATATTGCCCATTTGACCTGGGCTTAAAAATTGTGGTTTTTTCACATTAATCACTGCGCCTGTTTTTGCCATCGCTTCAACGAGATCTGTTTGACGCGCCAAAAAGGCGGGAAGTTGAATAATATCGACAACATCAGCAACGGGCTGACATTGATAGATTTCGTGTACATCGGTAATAATTTTTACCCCGAATGTATCTTTTAATTCTTGGAAAATTTTTAATCCTTCTTCCATGCCAGGTCCACGGTAAGAATGAATAGATGAACGATTCGCTTTGTCAAAAGACGCTTTAAATACATAAGGCACGCCAAGTTTCTCTGTCACTTTCACATAAGCTTCGCACACTTGCATTGCCATATCACGGCTTTCCAGCACGTTCATTCCGCCAAAAAGCACAAAAGGTTTGTCGTTTGCAACATCAATATTGCCAATTTTTACAATTTTATTTTGCATAAATTTTCCTTAAATCAATGGAGGGGAAAAGTATCTTTATTAATCTCGCCTTTAAGTTCTAAAAGTTGCGTGCGGATAAACGCCGCCGTTGGATCTTTTGGACAATGTTCCACAAAAAATTCTAAATCTTTCAATGCTGAAGGATAAGCCCCCATTTGAGCTAAAACTAAGCCACGGTCACGGATATGATAAGGATTTTCAGCATCAGTAATCATTAAATTCTTAATATAGTGATATGCCATATCGTTATGCTCTTCACGAATAAGCGCATTTTTCGCCAGTTGCTCAAAGCGAGAATAAAGTAAAGAAAGATCGGCTCTATCAAGTTCTTCGGGTTGAATTTTCGCCCCAAACCCAAATGCACCTTCATAAAGTTGCTGCAATTTTTCTTGTGAAATATAAGTGCCATCCCAAGGATCAATAAAAGCCACTTCATCTCTGACTTCAGCACGTAAAATTAACTGTGTTGGGAAATTTACTGGGTAAATTGGCAAATCCAATGCCTCAGCTAAATAAAACACCATTGCCCCAAGAGTCACTGGCATTCCTTGACGATGTTCAAACACATAAGGCAAATATAAATTGCGAGCATAAAAATAATCTTCTGGATCGCAATGAAAGCCCCAATCACCATAAAATAGCTGTAGTAACTGATGAATCTGCTCTTCTTTCGGCCAATCTGGCGAAATTTTTTTACGCGCTTTACGCACAAGCCCACCCATTTTTCCCCGAAGTTGTGCTTCTGAGCTGCCATCATCAGAGATAACAAGATAAAAATGCACAAATTTATCGTATAACGCACGTCGATAATATTTCATTACTTCTTCCAAAAACCTAAAGTGACACGCTCATTGTCGCTATAATCACGCACAGTTTCAACCATTTCCCAATGATTTTCTTGGAAAATTGACCGCACTTTTTCTCCTTGTTGCCATCCGTGTTCAAGCAATAATACGCCATTAGAATTCAAATAACTCGATGCTAATTCAATAATATGACGTAAATCAGCATACCCTGCATCATTGGCAACTAATGCAGAAAGGGGTTCAAAACGTACATCGCCTTGATGCAAATGTTCATCTTGCGCATCAATATAAGGCGGATTGCTGACGATAAGATCAAACTTCCCTGTTATATTATCAAACCAACGGCTCTGCAAAAATTCTACATTTAGCTGATTTCTTTCTGCATTAGATTGAGCTAATGCCACAACATCGGGCATAAGATCAACACCAATTATTTCCAGCGGAATATGCCGCTTTTGGCAAATGGGCTCAAGCTCGGAAGCCAAAGCGAGGGCGATTGCGCCTGTGCCAGTGCCGAGATCAAGAATACGAAAGTGCGGTGGATTTTCTTCCAGTTTTTCTAACGCAATTTGTAATGCTTTTTCCACTAAACTTTCCGTGTCTGGTCTTGGAATCAATGTGCTTTTTGAAACATTTAATGGTAACGACCAAAATTCTTTTTCACCAAGAATATAAGCGATAGGTTCGCCTTTTAGACGACGATCTAAAAGTGCGGTCAATTTTAACCGCACTTTTTCATCAATCTCAGTATCATCAAAAGCAAGGATTTGCGTACGCGATTTGCCAGTAGCGTGTTGAAGAAGCACAAGTGCATCAATTTTACTATTTTCAGTGGGATTTTTTTGTGCTAAATCTACAATCGCTTGTGCCAGCCATTCTTTATAATTCATTATTTTTCGTCTTTTAACACCATCGTGCCAGCCACTAAATCCGTTAAAGAACGGCGATCATCACGCACAAGTGCAACAATACCGCTAATAATCAATAAGAAACTTGTCCATGCCAATAAAATATCAATAATCTCACGACCGATGTATTTACCAAATTCAACAGGATGATTGGTATGATAATTAAATACGCGCAAGCCTAACCAGCGTTTTGCCATTGTTTGACCATAAGTTTTCATGAAATATAACTGAAAACCAGCATATACAATCATCCCCACTACACCGGCAAAATCCCCCAATGCAAAACCGAGACCAGCCATCACCCAAAGCACAAGCCCATTAATCATACTCGCAAGCCAACGTTTAAAACGGCTTGCTTGAGCAGGTTGAGAAGATTTGAAAGCAGAAGAAAATTCAGCATCTTTTTGATTTTCAATGATCATTTTATTTCCTTTTAAAGTTAAAAAGGACATCTGAAATCAGATGCCCCTATCATTAATTCTGTTCAGACAATGCCGCCAACTGATCCGCTTGATATTCCGTAATAATCGGCTGAATCAGTTCATCAATTTTACCATTCATTACTTCATCCAAACGGTAAATAGTGAGATTGATACGGTGATCGGTTACTCGACCTTGCGGATAATTATATGTACGAATTTTATCAGAACGATCGCCCGAACCTAATAAGTTACGGCGCATATCTGTTTGTTCTGCGGCTTGGCGTTCTTGCTCTGCTTGAACAATACGTGACGCTAATACTGACATTGCTTTCGCTTTATTTTTGTGCTGTGAACGCTCATCCTGACATTCCACAACAATGCCTGTTGGAATATGTGTAATACGCACCGCAGAATCCGTTGTATTTACGTGCTGACCACCTGCACCTGATGAGCGATAAGTATCAATACGTAAATCTGCTGGATTAATTTCTGGCATTTCAGATTCAGGCAATTCTGGCATTACCGCAACGGTACAAGCAGACGTGTGGATACGCCCTTGGCTTTCTGTTTTTGGTACACGTTGCACACGATGACCGCCCGATTCAAATTTAAGCTGGCCATACACGCCTTCGCCACTTACTTTTACGATCACTTCTTTATAACCGCCCTGCTCGCTTTCGTTGGCACTGAGCATTTCTACACACCAGCGTTTACTTTCCGCATAACGGCTGTACATACGGAATAAATCACCCGCAAAAATACCTGCTTCATCACCGCCTGTTCCCGCACGGATTTCTAAATAGCAGTTATATTCATCATTAGGATCTTTCGGCAGTAAAAGAATTTGAAGTTGTTGTTCCACTTCTTCAATTTCCGCTTTGGATTCTTCGATTTCCATTTGCGCCATTTCTTTCATTTCAGGATCGTCGAGCAATATTTCAGCTTCTTCAATATTTTGATTTAATTGCGTCCAACGATTAAAACATTTCACTACTTCTTCAAGTTGCGAATATTCTTTAGAATACGCACGGAATTTATCCTGATCACTAATTACAGAAACATCGCCCAATAAGGCTTCTAGCTCTTCATAACGTTCTTTTAAACTTTCTAATTTTGCAATAATGGAATCTTTCATCATTTATAAGTCACCGAAAATAAAATCGGTGCATTCTAGCCGATTTTAGGGAAAATTGACAGCGAAAAGGAAATTAAGAATCTCAGACGCTTTATTTGTGATTTTATTTTTA
The nucleotide sequence above comes from Haemophilus influenzae. Encoded proteins:
- a CDS encoding 2-hydroxyacid dehydrogenase, coding for MKIVFLDSTAIPKHISIPRPSFEHTWTEYDHTSSAETIERAKDADIVITSKVIFDRETLQQLPKLKLIAITATGTNNVDLVAAEEMGIAVRNVTGYSSTTVPEHVIGLIFSLKHSLAGWLRDQTEAKWAESKQFCYFDYPITDVRGSTLGVFGKGCLGTEVGRLANAVGMKVLYAEHKDATVCREGYTPFDEVLKQADIVTLHCPLTETTKDLINTETLSKMKKGAFLINTGRGPLIDELALVDALKTGHLGGAALDVMVKEPPEKDNPLILAAKTMPNLIITPHIAWASDSAVTTLVGKVMQNIEEFVQQLHQK
- the kdsA gene encoding 3-deoxy-8-phosphooctulonate synthase → MQNKIVKIGNIDVANDKPFVLFGGMNVLESRDMAMQVCEAYVKVTEKLGVPYVFKASFDKANRSSIHSYRGPGMEEGLKIFQELKDTFGVKIITDVHEIYQCQPVADVVDIIQLPAFLARQTDLVEAMAKTGAVINVKKPQFLSPGQMGNIVEKIEECGNDKIILCDRGTNFGYDNLIVDMLGFSVMKKASKGSPVIFDVTHSLQCRDPFGAASSGRRAQVTELARSGLAVGIAGLFLEAHPNPNQAKCDGPSALPLSALEGFVSQMKAIDDLVKSFPELDTSI
- a CDS encoding SirB1 family protein; translation: MKYYRRALYDKFVHFYLVISDDGSSEAQLRGKMGGLVRKARKKISPDWPKEEQIHQLLQLFYGDWGFHCDPEDYFYARNLYLPYVFEHRQGMPVTLGAMVFYLAEALDLPIYPVNFPTQLILRAEVRDEVAFIDPWDGTYISQEKLQQLYEGAFGFGAKIQPEELDRADLSLLYSRFEQLAKNALIREEHNDMAYHYIKNLMITDAENPYHIRDRGLVLAQMGAYPSALKDLEFFVEHCPKDPTAAFIRTQLLELKGEINKDTFPLH
- the prmC gene encoding peptide chain release factor N(5)-glutamine methyltransferase; this translates as MNYKEWLAQAIVDLAQKNPTENSKIDALVLLQHATGKSRTQILAFDDTEIDEKVRLKLTALLDRRLKGEPIAYILGEKEFWSLPLNVSKSTLIPRPDTESLVEKALQIALEKLEENPPHFRILDLGTGTGAIALALASELEPICQKRHIPLEIIGVDLMPDVVALAQSNAERNQLNVEFLQSRWFDNITGKFDLIVSNPPYIDAQDEHLHQGDVRFEPLSALVANDAGYADLRHIIELASSYLNSNGVLLLEHGWQQGEKVRSIFQENHWEMVETVRDYSDNERVTLGFWKK
- a CDS encoding RDD family protein — protein: MIIENQKDAEFSSAFKSSQPAQASRFKRWLASMINGLVLWVMAGLGFALGDFAGVVGMIVYAGFQLYFMKTYGQTMAKRWLGLRVFNYHTNHPVEFGKYIGREIIDILLAWTSFLLIISGIVALVRDDRRSLTDLVAGTMVLKDEK
- the prfA gene encoding peptide chain release factor 1, which translates into the protein MKDSIIAKLESLKERYEELEALLGDVSVISDQDKFRAYSKEYSQLEEVVKCFNRWTQLNQNIEEAEILLDDPEMKEMAQMEIEESKAEIEEVEQQLQILLLPKDPNDEYNCYLEIRAGTGGDEAGIFAGDLFRMYSRYAESKRWCVEMLSANESEQGGYKEVIVKVSGEGVYGQLKFESGGHRVQRVPKTESQGRIHTSACTVAVMPELPESEMPEINPADLRIDTYRSSGAGGQHVNTTDSAVRITHIPTGIVVECQDERSQHKNKAKAMSVLASRIVQAEQERQAAEQTDMRRNLLGSGDRSDKIRTYNYPQGRVTDHRINLTIYRLDEVMNGKIDELIQPIITEYQADQLAALSEQN